In Primulina eburnea isolate SZY01 chromosome 3, ASM2296580v1, whole genome shotgun sequence, one DNA window encodes the following:
- the LOC140828170 gene encoding calmodulin-binding protein 25-like yields MEQLWQIHPTFGDYLIQDIFAMETETLTKALEKSFAGSTHPSYAEDLLSAEMVESFFSAPDTTPVPTPTPSGGSENETPFSRTRRTVAPSGRVAKRKSRATKQGTTTFITADVSNFRQMVQQLTGGSFGGMDGSFPVAPVLKPVPYTAMNRLQTCGSLPTLDSSAFPLEGPSTHLPPPPAAAADGGAPAARLQFDSFGGFPTLESWKVM; encoded by the coding sequence ATGGAGCAGCTATGGCAGATACACCCGACATTCGGCGACTATTTGATTCAAGACATCTTTGCAATGGAGACAGAGACTCTCACTAAAGCTCTGGAAAAGTCCTTTGCGGGTAGTACTCACCCTTCGTATGCCGAAGATTTACTGTCAGCTGAAATGGTTGAGTCCTTCTTCTCGGCGCCTGATACGACGCCTGTTCCAACTCCGACCCCCTCCGGCGGCTCGGAGAACGAAACTCCTTTCTCCAGGACGCGCAGGACCGTAGCACCGAGTGGGAGGGTGGCGAAGCGGAAGTCACGAGCAACGAAGCAGGGAACGACGACGTTTATCACTGCAGACGTCTCCAATTTCAGGCAGATGGTGCAGCAGCTGACAGGAGGGAGTTTCGGAGGGATGGATGGAAGCTTTCCTGTAGCTCCGGTGCTAAAACCGGTGCCGTATACGGCGATGAACAGGCTACAGACGTGTGGCAGCTTGCCCACGCTTGACTCCTCTGCTTTTCCTCTGGAAGGCCCGTCGACTCATCTTCCACCTCCGCCCGCTGCGGCGGCTGACGGTGGGGCACCCGCAGCTAGGCTGCAGTTCGACTCTTTTGGTGGGTTCCCGACTCTCGAGTCATGGAAAGTTATGTAG
- the LOC140826051 gene encoding uncharacterized protein — protein MDVDTEIQRVKEERQKMEDLAALTSLTFDTDLYNANKYEGYERSIAVNDEDDNLDGAENEIARKMASFTAPKQFLKEPLRTGEDDDDMSGFKQPSKIIDREDDYRRRRLNRIISPARNDPFLDKTPGPEVRTYADVMREEALKRKEEEVKREIAKKKKEEEESKAKEKDADKPKKRNRWDVSQDESAVDKKAKTGSDWDLPDSTPGIGRWDATPTPGRIGDATPSVSRRNRWDETPTPGRLNDSDATPAGGVTPGATPAGMAWDATPKLGAMATPTPKKQRSRWDETPATMGSATPGATPAAAYTPGVTPFGAVDMATPTPNSLMRSAMTPEQYNLLRWEKDIEDRNRPLTDEELDAMFPQEGYKILDPPATYVPIRTPARKLLATPTPMATPLYNIPEENRGQQFDVPKEMPGGLPLMKPEDYQYFGSLLNEDNEEELSPEEQKERKIMKLLLKVKNGTPPQRKTALRQLTDKAREFGAGPLFNRILPLLMQPTLEDQERHLLVKVIDRVLYKLDELVRPYVHKILVVIEPLLIDEDYYARVEGREIISNLSKAAGLATMIAAMRPDIDNIDEYVRNTTARAFSVVASALGIPALLPFLKAVCQSKKSWQARHTGIKIVQQIAILIGCAVLPHLRSLVEIIEHGLNDENQKVRTITALSLAALAEAAAPYGIESFDSVLKPLWKGIRSHRGKVLAAFLKAIGFIIPLMDAIYASYYTKEVMVILIREFQSPDEEMKKIVLKVVKQCVSTEGVEPDYIRNDILPEFFRNFWVRRMALDRRNYKQLVETTVEIANKVGVADIVGRTVEDLKDESEPYRRMVMETIEKVVTNLGASDIDARLEELLIDGILYAFQEQTSDDANVMLNGFGAVVNTLGHKVKPYLPQICGTIKWRLNNKSAKVRQQAADLISRIAVVMKQCGEEQLMGHLGVVLYEYLGEEYPEVLGSILGALKAIVNVIGMTKMTPPIKDLLPRLTPILKNRHEKVQENCIDLVGRIADRGAEFVPAREWMRICFELLEMLKAHKKGIRRATVNTFGYIAKAIGPQDVLATLLNNLKVQERQNRVCTTVAIAIVAETCSPFTVLPALMNEYRVPELNVQNGVLKSLSFLFEYIGEMGKDYIYAVTPLLEDALMDRDLVHRQTAASAVKHMALGVAGLGCEDALIHLMNYVWPNIFETSPHVINAVMEAIEGMRAALGAAVVLNYCLQGLFHPARKVREVYWKIYNSLYIGAQDALVATYPVLEDEENNVFSRPELHIFV, from the coding sequence ATGGATGTGGATACGGAGATTCAGAGGGTCAAAGAAGAGAGACAAAAGATGGAGGACCTGGCTGCACTAACCTCCCTTACTTTTGACACTGATCTTTATAATGCAAACAAGTATGAGGGCTATGAGCGATCAATTGCTGTCAATGATGAGGACGATAATCTTGATGGAGCTGAAAATGAAATTGCTAGGAAAATGGCATCTTTTACTGCTCCAAAACAGTTTCTTAAGGAGCCTTTGAGAACGGGGGAGGACGACGACGACATGTCTGGGTTTAAGCAACCAAGTAAGATAATTGACAGAGAGGATGATTATAGGAGGAGGAGGTTGAATAGGATTATATCCCCTGCGAGGAATGATCCATTTTTGGACAAAACGCCAGGGCCAGAAGTCAGGACTTATGCTGATGTAATGAGGGAAGAAGCGTTAAAGCGGAAGGAAGAGGAGGTGAAGAGAGAGATAGCAAAGAAGAAGAAGGAAGAAGAGGAATCAAAGGCAAAGGAGAAGGATGCAGATAAGCCGAAAAAGAGGAATAGATGGGATGTGTCTCAGGACGAGAGTGCTGTTGACAAGAAGGCGAAGACGGGGTCTGACTGGGATTTGCCTGACTCCACGCCTGGAATTGGAAGGTGGGATGCTACCCCGACACCTGGGAGAATTGGGGATGCAACACCATCAGTTTCAAGGAGAAATAGGTGGGATGAGACACCGACACCAGGCCGCCTTAATGATTCGGATGCAACTCCTGCTGGAGGTGTAACGCCTGGGGCAACTCCTGCAGGAATGGCTTGGGATGCCACACCAAAGCTGGGAGCGATGGCTACCCCAACACCAAAAAAACAGAGGTCAAGATGGGATGAGACACCAGCCACAATGGGCAGTGCCACACCAGGTGCGACACCTGCTGCAGCATATACCCCTGGTGTCACTCCTTTTGGTGCGGTTGATATGGCTACCCCCACACCGAATTCTCTTATGCGTAGCGCAATGACTCCAGAACAGTATAATTTGTTGAGATGGGAGAAAGATATTGAGGATAGGAATAGACCATTAACCGATGAGGAGCTTGATGCGATGTTTCCACAGGAAGGATATAAGATTTTGGACCCACCTGCTACCTATGTACCTATTAGAACACCTGCCCGGAAACTTCTTGCTACACCTACTCCAATGGCGACACCCCTGTATAATATTCCAGAAGAAAATCGAGGCCAACAGTTTGATGTGCCAAAAGAGATGCCTGGTGGTTTGCCATTGATGAAACCTGAGGATTACCAGTATTTTGGTTCACTGCTAAATGAAGACAATGAAGAGGAGTTATCGCCAGAAGAGCAGAAAGAGAGAAAGATCATGAAACTCTTGCTGAAAGTAAAGAACGGTACTCCTCCACAGAGGAAAACTGCATTGAGGCAGCTCACAGATAAAGCAAGGGAATTTGGTGCTGGGCCACTTTTTAACCGTATTCTACCGCTGCTCATGCAACCCACATTGGAGGACCAGGAGAGACATTTGTTGGTTAAAGTTATTGATAGGGTGCTCTATAAATTAGACGAGTTGGTTCGTCCGTATGTGCACAAAATATTGGTGGTTATTGAGCCTCTTTTAATTGACGAGGATTATTATGCTCGGGTAGAAGGTAGAGAAATCATCTCGAATCTTAGCAAGGCAGCTGGGTTGGCCACAATGATTGCTGCAATGCGTCCAGATATTGACAACATTGATGAGTATGTTAGGAACACCACTGCAAGAGCTTTTAGTGTTGTTGCCTCTGCTCTCGGGATCCCTGCATTGTTGCCATTCTTGAAAGCCGTGTGTCAGAGCAAGAAATCTTGGCAAGCTCGTCACACAGGTATCAAGATAGTACAGCAGATTGCCATTCTAATTGGCTGTGCTGTTCTTCCACACTTGAGATCACTGGTTGAGATCATTGAACATGGTCTTAATGATGAAAATCAGAAAGTCCGAACGATCACCGCTCTGTCTTTGGCTGCGCTTGCTGAGGCTGCAGCTCCTTATGGTATCGAAAGCTTTGACTCAGTTTTGAAGCCTCTATGGAAGGGTATAAGGTCCCACCGTGGGAAAGTCTTGGCTGCCTTTTTGAAAGCCATTGGTTTTATCATACCACTAATGGATGCGATATATGCCAGCTACTACACCAAGGAAGTCATGGTTATTCTGATCCGCGAGTTCCAGTCACCTgatgaagaaatgaagaaaatagTGCTGAAAGTGGTGAAACAGTGTGTGAGTACTGAGGGTGTAGAGCCGGATTATATCAGAAATGACATTCTTCCTGAGTTTTTCCGTAATTTCTGGGTCAGAAGGATGGCCTTGGACAGGAGGAACTACAAACAGCTTGTCGAAACCACTGTCGAGATTGCGAACAAAGTCGGTGTTGCTGATATAGTGGGAAGAACCGTTGAGGACCTAAAAGATGAAAGTGAGCCATATAGAAGGATGGTCATGGAGACAATTGAGAAAGTGGTGACAAACTTGGGAGCATCTGATATCGACGCTCGCTTAGAAGAGCTATTGATTGATGGGATTCTCTATGCGTTTCAAGAACAGACTAGTGACGATGCTAACGTGATGCTAAATGGTTTTGGTGCTGTTGTGAACACCCTTGGTCACAAAGTGAAGCCATACCTACCCCAGATTTGTGGTACCATAAAATGGCGGCTTAACAATAAGAGTGCTAAAGTGAGACAGCAGGCAGCGGATCTTATATCCAGGATTGCGGTGGTTATGAAGCAGTGTGGAGAAGAACAATTAATGGGCCACCTTGGTGTTGTATTGTATGAGTATTTGGGAGAGGAGTATCCTGAAGTTCTGGGTTCAATATTGGGCGCTCTCAAGGCTATCGTCAATGTTATTGGGATGACCAAGATGACACCGCCAATCAAGGATTTGCTCCCTCGTCTAACTCCAATCTTGAAGAACCGCCACGAGAAAGTCCAAGAAAACTGTATAGATCTTGTTGGAAGAATTGCTGATCGAGGGGCTGAGTTTGTTCCTGCAAGGGAGTGGATGAGGATTTGTTTTGAGCTTCTGGAGATGCTCAAAGCTCACAAGAAGGGTATCCGTAGAGCAACTGTGAATACTTTTGGTTATATTGCAAAAGCCATTGGGCCACAAGATGTTCTTGCAACCTTGCTAAACAACCTCAAGGTGCAGGAACGTCAAAACCGTGTGTGCACAACTGTGGCCATAGCAATTGTTGCTGAAACATGCTCGCCATTCACGGTTTTACCTGCATTGATGAACGAGTATCGTGTGCCGGAGCTCAATGTTCAGAATGGTGTTCTGAAGTCTCTATCCTTCCTATTTGAGTACATAGGCGAGATGGGCAAGGACTACATATATGCAGTGACTCCATTACTCGAGGATGCCCTCATGGATAGAGATTTGGTTCATCGGCAAACCGCCGCATCAGCAGTCAAACACATGGCCCTGGGAGTC